The DNA sequence AACAATCTCATCTTTTATTTTAGAATCAATATTTTCCCAAACAGTATTTTCATCGATGACTAAATTAATATTGCATTCATTTTTTACAGCATTAATAATTTGTTCAAAACATTTTTGATATGACCACTCACGTGGTTTTGGAGAAAATAAAACTTTTCTTTTTTCATCCCAATTCACTTCCATCGCAGCTCTATAAATATATGAGAAAGTTTCAATTTCTGGCTTTACGAAAAGTCTATCAAATTCATCAATCCCTAATAATATTATTTTTTCTTTTTTCATACACATAACGGCGTGGCAAATAACCCGTCCACCCAACACAACAATTTTATTAAATAACGATTGGTTTATTTTAAAGAGCAAAGTTTAATTTTTATTTAGCAAACTTTGCAACTTACTTTTTTGAATTGCACTTCACTTTTACAAAAAACTAAAATTGAAAACTAAGCTTTCTGTTTACAAACCAAACCAGAATTGAGCGAAGCGGTCGGGTTGATTTGTTGGTTATGTGTTAATTACTTTTAATTTGATTAACTAAGTTTTCTATGTCCAACAATTTATGACCTTCAAACACAGTTAAAACATCAATAGAATTTTTCTTAATTAAATAAACTATTCTATAATTTTTGTGTAATATTTCCCTTATTTGACTTATTGATAATTCTGGAACTATTCTTCCTTTTTCTGGAAATTCTATTAAGTCTTCAACAAGTGAAATTAGTTTGTCAGTCAATTTAATTGCAGCATTAGGATTATCTTGAGAAATGAAATCTTCAATTTCTTGAAAATTGAGCAGAGATTCTTTTGTCCAATAAATTTTCATAATTATTTTGTAAATCTATGTTTTTTCAATTCAGTTCTTATTTGAGAAGTTGTTAAAACTTCTCCATTTTCTGAATCAGCAAGTCCTCTAGAAATTGAATCGATAAATAATTTTGTTTCTCTGAGTTCATCAAACTCTTTTGGCGAAACTAATACTCCAGCTGGTTTTCCATTTTGTGTAATGATTAAAGAATTTTTACGAATTTGTAAATCCTTTAAATACTTTGCTAAACTTGATTTAAATTGTCCAACTGGAATTATGTCACTTGAAACTGATATATTTCTCATTTTACACCTTTCTTTTTGTCTAAATAATATCTCTAATTTAGCTCTATATTACGACTTAAGCAATAAACATTTTTTAACACATAACGGCGGCGCAAATAACCCGTCCGCCCTAAACCCATTTTTATAAAATAACGATCGATTAAATTTACGGAGCAAAGTTTAACTTTTCTTTAGCAAACTTTGCGACTTACTTTTTAAAATGTACTTCACTTTTACAAAAAACTTAAATGAACTTCCAAATTATCTGTTTACAAAGCAAACCATAATTGTGCGAAGCGGTCGGGTTGATTTGTTTGTTATATGCATTTTTAATTTTCATTATTAATTGGGTGAATAATATACTCTGTTTCATCATATCTATTAAGTGGTAATGGTATTTTACCATAACCACCTAATTCATAAATAGTATTTTCATCCAAATTCCATATCTTACTATATGTAAAATATGGATA is a window from the Ignavibacteriota bacterium genome containing:
- a CDS encoding type II toxin-antitoxin system RelE/ParE family toxin, with the protein product MKIYWTKESLLNFQEIEDFISQDNPNAAIKLTDKLISLVEDLIEFPEKGRIVPELSISQIREILHKNYRIVYLIKKNSIDVLTVFEGHKLLDIENLVNQIKSN
- a CDS encoding type II toxin-antitoxin system Phd/YefM family antitoxin, yielding MRNISVSSDIIPVGQFKSSLAKYLKDLQIRKNSLIITQNGKPAGVLVSPKEFDELRETKLFIDSISRGLADSENGEVLTTSQIRTELKKHRFTK